A window of Coregonus clupeaformis isolate EN_2021a chromosome 28, ASM2061545v1, whole genome shotgun sequence contains these coding sequences:
- the LOC121543030 gene encoding melanocortin-2 receptor accessory protein 2A-like, which translates to MSEFNQSNISGGNAPDPDYKWTYEYYDDEEPVSFEGLKAHRYSIVIGFWVGLAVFVIFMFFVLTLLTKTGAPHPEGAEPRNKRVHLTSCVEDLCPPADPVNRPCLHRPLLDSSLSRSLFHCYINEEQAQAQGGSRPRAGAGAVGAPRGGLVQGPGQGRSGSPEEEEEGVVVGIGVGVGVSLALQGAAMLGGNRTDHREAMFLSHFNIPNVVNSEHSSALGENDLLLGEPPIIMEGECRSHGAHHTIDWGNRQSS; encoded by the exons ATGTCCGAGTTTAACCAATCAAATATATCAGGCGGAAACGCTCCGGACCCGGACTACAAGTGGACATATGAATATTACGACGATGAGGAGCCTGTTTCGTTCGAGGGACTCAAAGCGCACCGAT ACTCTATTGTGATAGGCTTCTGGGTGGGCCTGGCTGTCTTTGTCATCTTCATGTTCTTTGTCCTGACGCTGCTCACCAAGACAGGAGCTCCACATCCCGA AGGAGCTGAGCCCCGTAACAAGCGTGTTCATCTGACCAGCTGTGTGGAGGACCTCTGCCCCCCTGCAGACCCTGTCAACCGGCCCTGCCTCCATCGCCCCCTACTGGACTCCTCTCTCAGCCGCTCCCTCTTCCACTGCTACATCAATGAGGAACAGGCCCAGGCCCAGGGGGGGTCTAGGCCTAGAGCTGGGGCAGGAGCTGTGGGAGCACCCAGAGGAGGGCTGGTCCAGGGGCCGGGGCAAGGCAGGTCAGGCAgcccagaggaggaggaggagggggtggtggtggggataGGAGTAGGGGTAGGTGTCAGCCTTGCCCTGCAAGGGGCTGCCATGCTGGGGGGGAACCGGACTGACCACAGAGAGGCAATGTTCCTGTCCCACTTCAACATCCCTAACGTTGTGAACTCCGAGCACAGCTCCGCCCTGGGGGAGAACGATCTGCTGCTGGGGGAGCCGCCAATCATCATGGAGGGGGAGTGTCGTTCCCATGGGGCCCATCACACGATTGACTGGGGGAACCGCCAATCATCCTAG